One Ostrinia nubilalis chromosome 4, ilOstNubi1.1, whole genome shotgun sequence DNA window includes the following coding sequences:
- the LOC135071404 gene encoding uncharacterized protein LOC135071404: MLTRSKVKTQSGNPTEPQASQVCVDPSVTVPQAGGVAPSVDSSTSNAGGTHSNRSKSTSSTVKARLQAEALHAKAMLEIEEQLAKAKRVAQDKLLAAQLAAIESSTRNNSVNSWVHSLPDHFSDIVSAAAQPQNPAASSAEDSPGPFDAVNTVPKGSEGLLPNHIRGPQGDVETFALLDDGSTASLIDSTIARQIGIQGRDGRIRIQGVGAELDNLVKEQFKLEALGITKRSTSCGPLHERALQTLDKTAERLPSGRFKVGLLWREDNPHIPDSYALARSRFNTLERKMAKDKDLKIAYSKFITDIIDKDYAKECDDTYQSLVKNNCRFWYLPHFAVFHPQKKKIRVVHDAAARTDGVSLNSLLLPGPDLLPSLLGILFRWREGRIAMIGDIKEMFPQVKIIERDQDMQRFLWRDADCEGPVKEYKMSSMIFGATSSPCTAIYILRKNAQEHESRFPDAADTIRNTYMDDCVISVNDVKRAARLVADIVELHSLAEFEMRGWVSNNSEALQLLPPELCATTPTSVVPLAPATSTCRVLGLIWDTAQDALQFRPTKTQQSELPKLTKRSVLSCAMSLYDPLGILSPLTVHSRILLQKCWRTGVSWDEPLPMDQQKEWGSWLDSIALVENMSIPRCYASHCNADLDQSELELHVFADASELAYASVAYWRILDSNGKVKLSFIAAKARVTPLRPVSMPRLELQGALLAARLAATILAEHNVTPCRRVFWIDSMNVLGWLRAEARSLKPFVANRVGEISEITEVCEWRWVPTSLNVADEATRMSSAVSSRWVNGPSFLLKSQETWPSETLPPVSLTQNDFGREFKAEYIHIHALDDQNSHTPTPISFTLAADPSRFSSWLRMVRATARAHQYIKILRNRINSKLGSHNLATRFSSSSRAHNSHPAHSLSSLPLLSDEDLYTAEVHIIRQCQEESFSEELRSIRRRQAVNRSSRLLRLTPTLDSEGLLRMNGRVSATPDMPSFTKRPIILDGRHHTARLLVTHYHKKAAHGLNELVVNEIRQRYWILRLRNTIRSIALRCTICTIRRASPVPPPMGDLPPERLAHHRRPFTFVGLDYMGPMIVAVGRRREKRYVALFTCLTTRAIHLEIVHSLSADAAVMCLRRFVARRGTPCKILSDNGTAFVGANNLLLASYQQCFGDECANQHISWQFIPPSAPNMGGAWERMVRTVKTALKAMLAEQVPKDELLCTALHEAEALVNSRPLTHASSEPHAPESLTPFHFLIGSSSPYHPIKTDAGDLLSRSDWKKSQRLAELFWQRWVKEYLPLIAPRRSPKGSSSQNFRVGDLVLIADGNLPRGTWPRGRISAVHPGKDGIIRVTEVTTPGGILRRPVTKLVKLPSSPPPD, encoded by the exons ATGCTCACTAGAAGCAAGGTAAAGACCCAATCAGGTAACCCTACAGAGCCCCAAGCCTCACAGGTATGTGTAGATCCTAGTGTCACGGTGCCTCAAGCAGGTGGAGTCGCTCCAAGCGTCGATAGCTCCACCTCAAATGCTGGAGGTACTCACTCTAATAGGTCTAAATCTACATCCAGCACAGTTAAAGCTCGCTTACAGGCCGAAGCTCTTCACGCTAAGGCTATGCTTGAAATTGAGGAGCAGTTAGCTAAGGCAAAGAGGGTAGCTCAAGACAAACTTCTGGCAGCTCAACTCGCTGCCATCGAGTCTAGTACACGCAATAATTCCGTCAACTCTTGGGTTCACAGTTTGCCTGACCATTTCTCGGATATCGTATCAGCCGCCGCACAGCCGCAGAATCCCGCCGCTTCAAGTGCAGAGGACAGTCCAGGTCCTTTTGATGCTGTCAACACGGTACCCAAAGGTTCAGAAGGCTTACTACCTAATCATA TAAGGGGACCCCAAGGTGATGTTGAAACCTTCGCGTTGCTGGACGATGGATCTACAGCAAGTCTAATAGATTCCACCATCGCGCGTCAAATAGGTATCCAGGGCAGAGATGGACGCATACGTATACAAGGCGTAGGAG CGGAACTAGATAACTTGGTCAAggaacaatttaaattagaaGCTTTAGGAATTACTAAACGTTCCACATCGTGCGGACCTTTACACGAGCGTGCATTACAAACTCTCGACAAGACTGCTGAAAGGTTACCAAGCGGTAGGTTTAAAGTCGGTTTGCTCTGGCGAGAGGATAACCCGCATATCCCTGATAGTTATGCTCTAGCTCGTTCTCGTTTCAATACTTTAGAGCGTAAAATGGCTAAAGACAAAGATTTGAAAATTGCGTATTCTAAATTTATTACCGATATTATTGACAAAGATTATGCTAAAGAGTGCGATGATACGTACCAGTCACTTGTAAAGAATAATTGTAGGTTCTGGTACCTCCCTCATTTTGCGGTTTTCCAtccacaaaaaaagaaaatccGCGTGGTACACGATGCAGCTGCTCGAACAGATGGAGTCAGCCTCAACTCGTTATTATTGCCCGGGCCCGATCTATTGCCTTCCCTTCTAGGAATTCTATTTCGTTGGCGTGAAGGACGTATAGCAATGATAGGAGACATAAAGGAAATGTTTCCACAGGTGAAGATAATAGAACGGGACCAGGACATGCAACGGTTTTTATGGAGAGATGCGGACTGTGAAGGTCCCGTCAAGGAATATAAAATGTCCTCTATGATTTTTGGTGCCACTTCCAGTCCTTGCACTGCCATTTACATTTTGCGCAAAAATGCACAGGAACATGAGTCTCGGTTTCCTGACGCCGCTGACACTATCAGAAACACATACATGGATGACTGCGTCATTAGTGTCAACGACGTCAAACGCGCAGCTCGCCTTGTCGCTGATATTGTCGAATTGCACAGTCTAGCAGAATTTGAGATGAGGGGATGGGTATCTAATAATAGTGAAGCTCTTCAATTGTTACCACCAGAGCTCTGCGCCACGACACCTACATCTGTGGTTCCCCTCGCTCCTGCTACCTCAACTTGCCGTGTATTAGGATTAATCTGGGACACAGCTCAAGATGCGTTACAATTTCGCCCAACAAAAACGCAGCAATCTGAATTGCCTAAATTAACAAAAAGATCCGTTTTATCTTGCGCCATGTCCTTGTACGACCCATTAGGAATTCTTTCGCCACTGACAGTTCATAGCAGGATACTCCTTCAAAAATGTTGGCGAACAGGAGTATCTTGGGATGAACCCTTACCGATGGACCAACAAAAAGAATGGGGTTCATGGTTAGACAGTATCGCGTTAGTGGAAAATATGAGCATTCCACGTTGCTATGCGTCTCATTGCAACGCGGACTTAGACCAATCTGAGCTGGAGCTACACGTCTTTGCTGATGCCAGCGAGTTAGCTTACGCGAGTGTCGCGTACTGGCGTATTTTGGATTCAAACGGTAAAGTCAAATTATCCTTCATTGCAGCGAAGGCACGGGTCACTCCACTCAGGCCAGTTTCGATGCCGCGTCTGGAGCTACAGGGTGCTCTGCTGGCCGCACGTCTCGCGGCCACTATACTGGCGGAGCACAATGTAACTCCATGTAGGCGTGTATTTTGGATAGATTCAATGAACGTTCTTGGTTGGCTAAGAGCTGAAGCCCGCTCATTAAAACCCTTTGTTGCCAACCGTGTAGGAGAAATATCCGAAATCACTGAGGTCTGTGAATGGAGGTGGGTTCCGACTAGTTTAAACGTCGCGGACGAAGCTACTCGAATGAGTTCTGCAGTCTCCTCTCGATGGGTTAACGGTCCTAGTTTCCTCCTTAAGAGTCAAGAAACTTGGCCCTCGGAGACTTTGCCACCCGTTAGTTTAACTCAGAATGATTTCGGACGGGAGTTTAAGGCAGAGTACATACACATTCATGCCTTAGACGATCAAAATTCTCACACGCCAACGCCTATTTCGTTTACATTGGCGGCGGACCCTTCGCGATTTAGCAGTTGGTTGCGGATGGTGCGTGCAACCGCCCGCGCGCATCAGTATATCAAAATCCTCCGCAATCGCATAAATTCAAAATTGGGGTCACATAATTTGGCTACACGTTTCTCTTCATCCTCGCGCGCTCATAATAGTCATCCAGCGCATTCATTATCATCTTTACCATTGCTCAGCGACGAGGATTTATACACGGCAGAGGTTCACATCATTCGTCAATGTCAAGAAGAGTCCTTCTCAGAAGAATTGAGGTCGATTCGCCGACGTCAAGCAGTCAACAGAAGCAGCCGTCTTCTTCGTTTGACTCCCACGCTCGATTCTGAAGGCCTACTCCGAATGAACGGAAGAGTCTCTGCCACGCCTGATATGCCCTCGTTCACTAAGAGACCGATAATATTGGATGGTCGTCACCACACCGCTCGCCTCCTTGTAACACACTATCATAAAAAAGCTGCTCACGGACTGAATGAACTTGTGGTGAACGAGATACGCCAACGTTACTGGATTTTGCGACTGCGAAACACAATCCGCTCCATAGCTCTGCGTTGTACTATCTGCACAATTCGTCGCGCGAGTCCGGTTCCACCACCGATGGGAGACTTGCCGCCGGAGCGTCTGGCTCATCATCGGCGCCCATTTACATTTGTGGGACTAGACTACATGGGGCCGATGATAGTCGCAGTGGGAAGACGACGAGAAAAAAGATACGTTGCCCTCTTCACGTGTCTTACTACCCGAGCCATTCATCTGGAGATTGTACACAGCCTCTCAGCGGACGCTGCAGTCATGTGCCTGCGACGATTTGTCGCTCGAAGAGGTACCCCATGCAAGATATTGTCAGATAATGGGACTGCCTTCGTTGGGGCTAATAATCTACTTCTTGCAAGCTACCAGCAGTGTTTCGGAGACGAATGTGCTAACCAACATATTTCCTGGCAGTTCATACCCCCTTCAGCTCCTAATATGGGGGGAGCGTGGGAACGGATGGTTCGAACAGTGAAGACGGCGCTGAAAGCCATGCTGGCAGAGCAAGTGCCCAAAGACGAGCTTCTATGCACCGCTCTTCATGAAGCAGAAGCACTGGTGAACAGCAGACCGCTTACACACGCGTCCAGCGAACCTCACGCTCCTGAATCACTAACGCCGTTTCATTTTCTCATCGGTTCATCGTCACCGTATCATCCCATCAAGACTGATGCCGGGGACCTGCTCAGTAGGAGTGATTGGAAGAAGTCTCAACGCCTCGCTGAACTATTTTGGCAGCGTTGGGTCAAAGAGTACCTTCCTCTAATCGCTCCTAGAAGGTCGCCCAAAGGTTCTTCGTCGCAGAATTTCCGAGTTGGTGACCTCGTCCTTATCGCGGACGGTAATCTCCCGCGGGGAACATGGCCTCGAGGCAGAATATCTGCGGTCCACCCCGGCAAGGACGGAATAATCCGCGTCACAGAGGTCACCACTCCCGGCGGAATTCTGCGGCGACCAGTCACCAAGCTGGTCAAACTACCATCCAGTCCCCCTCCTGACTAA